In Pseudorasbora parva isolate DD20220531a chromosome 20, ASM2467924v1, whole genome shotgun sequence, a single window of DNA contains:
- the LOC137048795 gene encoding troponin I, slow skeletal muscle-like — translation MDIKPKSKISASRKLSLKMMLLNRAMEDLEKEKQDRDEEKNRYLTEKHPPLQFSGLSLEDLQNLCKQLHAKIDVVDEERFEYEDKVIKHNKDINELKLKVQDLGGKFKKPALRKVRVSADEMMRALLGSKHKGSMDLRANLKSVKKEDIKQEKVLTSEVGDWRKNVEAMSGMEGRKKMFDAAGGGQ, via the exons ATGGACATCAAA CCTAAGTCCAAGATTTCAGCATCACGGAAACTTTCACTAAAG ATGATGCTTCTTAACAGAGCAATGGAGGATTTGGAGAAAGAGAAACAGGACAGGGATGAAGAGAAAAATCGCTACCTCACAGAAAAACACCCTCCTTTGCAATTTTCTGGACTCTCTCTGGAGGATTTACAG AATCTGTGTAAGCAACTCCATGCAAAAATCGATGTAGTAGATGAGGAGAGGTTCGAATATGAGGATAAAGTCATCAAGCACAACAAAGAT ATCAATGAGCTTAAGTTAAAAGTTCAGGATCTAGGGGGGAAGTTCAAGAAACCCGCCCTGAGGAAGGTGCGTGTGTCGGCTGATGAGATGATGAGAGCTCTGCTGGGCTCCAAACACAAAGGCTCCATGGACCTCCGTGCAAATCTGAAGTCGGTCAAGAAGGAAGATATAAAGCAAGAAAAG GTCTTGACCAGTGAAGTAGGTGACTGGCGTAAGAATGTGGAAGCCATGTCTGGCATGGAGGGAAGAAAGAAGATGTTTGATGCTGCAGGAGGAGGCCAGTGA
- the st8sia1 gene encoding alpha-N-acetylneuraminide alpha-2,8-sialyltransferase, with protein sequence MLSLRCHRSKYIWATLGVLALLWLYIFPVYRIPSDKEMVDEVLRQGQTWSRNQTGVDMYRKLLTECCDPKRMFAVTKENSPIGKVLWYDGEIYHYHTVTNETYPLFVQDTPLHLPLKKCSVVGNGGVLKHSGCGNEIDQADFIMRCNLPPLSKEYTADVGTRTHLVSANPSIIEKSFQNLLWSRKSFVESMKAYGSSYIYIPAFSMKPGTDPSLRAYHALADSASDQTVLFANPDFLKNVGRFWKNHGVHGKRLSTGLFLVSLALGLCEEVTAYGFWPFSVGLNERPVSHHYYDNILPSSRFHAMPEEFLQLWHLHKSGTLRMRVGYCAKEGQGLKREK encoded by the exons ATGTTGTCTTTGAGATGTCACAGGAGCAAATATATATGGGCCACTTTGGGTGTGCTGGCGTTGTTGTGGCTCTATATTTTCCCCGTGTACAGGATACCCAGCGACAAGGAAATGGTGGATGAGGTTCTGCGGCAGGGACAAACATGGAGCAGAAACCAAACGGGGGTAGATATGTACAG GAAGCTGCTGACAGAATGCTGCGATCCAAAGAGGATGTTTGCTGTTACTAAGGAGAACTCGCCAATAGGCAAAGTCTTGTGGTATGATGGAGAGATCTACCATTACCACACGGTCACCAATGAAACATACCCATTATTTGTTCAG GATACGCCATTGCATCTTCCTCTAAAGAAGTGTTCTGTCGTGGGCAATGGAGGGGTCCTAAAACACAGTGGATGTGGAAACGAAATTGACCAAGCTGACTTTATCATGAG ATGTAACCTTCCTCCTCTGTCCAAAGAGTACACCGCTGATGTTGGTACCAGAACACACCTGGTGAGCGCCAATCCTAGCATTATTGAAAAGAG CTTTCAGAACCTGCTTTGGTCCCGCAAGTCCTTCGTTGAGAGCATGAAGGCATACGGTTCCAGCTACATCTACATACCAGCATTCTCAATGAAGCCCGGCACTGACCCCTCCCTGCGGGCGTACCACGCCCTCGCAGACTCCGCCTCCGACCAGACGGTACTCTTCGCTAATCCAGACTTCCTTAAAAATGTCGGACGATTCTGGAAGAACCACGGTGTCCATGGCAAACGGCTGTCCACGGGGTTGTTCCTGGTGAGCCTTGCCCTCGGCTTGTGTGAAGAGGTGACCGCTTATGGATTTTGGCCTTTTTCGGTGGGGCTAAATGAGCGACCGGTCAGCCACCACTATTATGACAACATTCTCCCATCCTCGAGATTTCATGCCATGCCTGAGGAGTTCCTGCAACTCTGGCACTTGCACAAGAGCGGAACGCTGCGCATGCGGGTCGGCTATTGTGCGAAAGAGGGGCAGGGGCTGAAAAGGGAGAAATAA